The DNA region TTGTAAGCACCCCAGATATCATCCACGCGAAGCGCTATATGTCTTAGCCCGATTGTGTTGGCCGCTGAATTAGCTGGGATTGATTCGCCTATCGGAGATGTGTAACAAAGGAGCTCAATCTTGGGCTCGCCCTCAGGAGCAATAATGAACGCCACATCTGCATTTACACCCTTAAGGCCGACAATATCATCAATCCAATCGCCCTCAAGGTGCACGACATTAATTTTCTCAAACCCTAGCACTTCTGTATAGAATTTTACCGAGCGCTCTAGATCAGAAACTACGATATTTATATG from Thermodesulfobacteriota bacterium includes:
- a CDS encoding VOC family protein → MINAVDHINIVVSDLERSVKFYTEVLGFEKINVVHLEGDWIDDIVGLKGVNADVAFIIAPEGEPKIELLCYTSPIGESIPANSAANTIGLRHIALRVDDIWGAYNKLKDVGVTLFSEPIAVPMATPAQNPVRKSLFYFNDPDGVLLEIAQYEKLDQS